The Microlunatus soli genome contains the following window.
CGACGAGCCCGCGCTCGGATCGGCGGCGGCGCGCGGCGCCGCCGAGGCCATCGGTGCAGCGGTCGCGGCCAACGGCTCGGCGCGGGTCGTGATCGCCACCGGCAACTCGCAGTACGCGTTCGTCGAGGCGCTCGCCGAGGAGGACATCGACTGGTCGGTGGTGACGGTCTTCCACATGGACGAATACATCGGTATCGACGACGACCATCCGGCGAGCTTCCAGCGCTGGATCCGGGAACGGATCGAGCAGCGTTTCCACCCGGCGCGGGTCGAATACATCGGCGGCCGGGGCGATCCGCAGGCCGAGGCGGACCGGTACGAGGCGTTGCTGCGCTCGGCGCCGATCGACCTGGTCTGCATGGGAATCGGGGAGAACGGCCACCTGGCTTTCAACGAGCCGGGAGCGGCCGATTTCACCGATCAGCGATGGGCTCGGGTGATCACGCTGACCGAGGAGTCGCAGCGTCAGCAGGTCGGTGAAGGACACTTCGCGAGCATGGACGTGGTGCCCAAGACCGCGATCTCCCTGACCATCCCCGCGCTGTTGTCGGCCGGCCGGGTACAGGTCTGTGCCCCCGAGTCCCGCAAGGCCAAGGCGGTGCACGAGACGTTGACGGCCGAGATCAGCAATGCGTGTCCGGCAACCATCCTGCGGGCCTGCGGCAATGCGGTGCTCTTCCTGGAGCCGCGGTCGGCCGAGTTGCTGGACGGAGTGTTCGATCGCGCCGAGGTCTGAACACCCGGGCACTGGCGGCGGGCGGTCAGCGCGGCGCCGGTCCGGTTGAGCTGCGGACCACCAATCGGGTCTCCAGCCGGATCGGCTCGGGGTGCTCGATCGTCCCGTCCAGCAACCCCAGCAGGCTGTCCACCGCGACCGTTCCCGCTTCGGCGCCCGGCACATGGATCGTGGTCAGGGTGGGGTAGGCCATCGCCGACATCGGGCTGTCGTCGACACCGATCACGCTGATGTCGGTCCCGGTCCGGATCCCGCGCTCGGTCAGTCGGGCCATCACGCCGAGTGCGATCAGGTCGTCATAGGCGATCACGGCGGTGGCCTCGCCGGCCAGCAGGAGATCTGCGGCATGCACGCCGGACTGCACCTGTGGCTCGTACGGGCCGTACTCGAGCACGGTGAGTCCGAGGCGATCGGCGGTGCTGCCGATCGCCTGGCGACGCTGTTCGTTGGACCACGAGCGGCGCGGCCCGTTGAGGTAGCCGATGACGCGGTGTCCCAATGCTGCCAGGTGTTCCACGGCCTGAGCCATCCCGTCGCCGGAGTCGATGATCACGCTCGCCGCGTCTGGCACCTCGCGGTTGACGAACACCACCGGTGCCAGCTCGGACAGTTCGGCCAGGCGGGCGTCGGTCGTTCGTGGCGAAGCGATCACCAGCCCGTCGGTCCGCTTCCGCAGCTGGCGTGCCCGCTCGAGCTCGTCGCCCGGCCGTTCGTCGATGTCGGCGATGACGACCGTCCGGCCCTTCGCCGACGCACGCGCCTGGACCGCCTTGATGATCGGCGGGAAGAACGGGTTGGCGATGTCGGGGACCAACAACCCGATCAGATCGGTCCGGCCGATCGTGAGCGAACGCGCCGTGTGATTGGGGACGTAGCCCATCTCGCCGGCGATCCGGACGACCTTCTCGCGGGTCGCGGCGTTGACCTTGTCCGGGTCGGACAGAGCGCGTGACACCGTCGATCCCGACAGACCGGCGGCCGCCGCGACGTCGGCAAGGGTGACTGCCATCGGATACGTCCTCACGTGATCGGGCCGCGAACCGACGGTGCGCGGCGACTGGGTTCGACCCTAGTCCGATCGGGGCCGTGATTCGGGTCTCGCCACGAGATTGTTGCAGGCGTGTTGCAGCATGAGACAAACAGATGGCTGACATTGCAGCAAGCGATTGCATCCTCTAGCGTGTGGTCATCAACGAGGAGGGGGCGGCGTGGCGAAGCTTCGCTTGGGAGTCATCGGCTACGGCAACCGGGGTGTGATCGCACCGCGCGCTGCCGAGGCAGACGGGGCGGCGCAGGTCGTCGCCGTTGTCGAACCACATCCCGCCGGACAGCGGCGGGCCGCTCGCGAACTGAGTGGGGTCCGTCGGGTCGACCGGGTCCAGCAGATCCTGGACGACGACCTGGACGCGGTCTTCGTCACCTCACCGGACCACCTGCACGCCGATCAGGCGGTGACGTTGCTCGAGAACGGGATCGCGGTCTTCGTCGACAAGCCGTTGGCGATCACGCTCCCCGATGCCGATCGGATCCTGCGGACGGCGATGGCGACCGGCACCAAGCTGTATGTCGGACACAACATGCGGCACATGCCGGTGATCACCACCATGCATCGATTGATCGCCGACGGTGCGATCGGTGAGGTGAAGGCCATCTGGTGTCGCTACTTCGTCGGCGACGGGGGCGACCGGTTCTTCAAGGACTGGCACGCCGACCGCCGCCGGGTCAACTCGCTGCTGCTGCAGAAGGCGTCCCATGATCTTGATGTGATCCACTGGCTGGCCGGCGGCTACAGCACTCGGGTGGTCGGGATGGGTGCGCAGACCCTGTATGCGGCGATCGATGATCGGATGGACCGCTCCGATCAGGTCGTCAGGGATTGGTGGTCGCACGACAACTGGCCGCCCGGTGAGCAACGCGGTCTGAACCCCGTTGTCGACGTCGAGGACCTGTCGATGGTCCAACTGGCGTTGGACAACGGTGTGCTGGCCAGCTATCAGGAATGTCATTACACCCCGGACTACTGGCGCAACTACACCGTGATCGGGACCGAGGGCCGGCTGGAGAACTTCGGTCTGGACGGGTCCGGGGTGGTCCGGATCTGGGACCGGCGCACCGACTACACCGAGCACGGCGATCGTGAGGTCCCGATCCCGGAGGCCGCCGGTGGCCATCACGGCGCCGACCCGCTGCTGCTCGCCGAGTTCTTGGACTTCGTCCGGACCGGGCGGCCGACCCGGACGTCACCGATCGCGGCCCGGCAGGCTGTCGCCGCCGCTGCGTTGGCCACCGAATCGATGCGTGACAACAACACACCGCGAGACGTTCCGCCGTTGGAACCGGAGCTGATCGATTACTTCGACGCGGGGCAACCCGGGAGCCGTTGACCCTGCTCGCTGACCGGAGGACTAGTGATGATCACCGACCACCCCATCTCTCGACGGGCCCTGCTGACGACGAGCGGCATCGCCGCATCGGCGCTGGTCGTCGGCTGCAGCGATCGCCGCGAACCGTTGCCCGGTCTGGACAGCACCAAGAAGGTGCTCGAGTCGCCGATCCTGACCAAGAAGATCACCGCCGGTGATCTTCCGAAGCTGGCCGATCGACTACCGGCCTCGCCGATGGTCGTGCAGCCGATCAAGAAGCCGGGCAGCTTCGGTGGCACTCTGCATCGAGCACAGACCGAGGCCACCGACTCGGGCGTGATCGCCTCGTTCGCCTCCTCCGGACTGGTCGAGTGGTCACGGGACAGCAGCAAGGCGATCCCGAGCCTGGCCGAGACCTATCAGCGCAGTGATGACAACACGATCTTCACCTTCACGCTCCGGCAGGGGCTGAAGTGGTCGGACGGCAAACCGTTCACCGCCGATGACGTGATCTTCGCCATCAAGGACTGGCTCGGCAACGCGACCCTGGTGCCGGCACTGCCGGTCTGGTTCGCCGACGTTGATCAACAACTCCCGAAGGTCAGCAAGACCGACGAGAACACCGTACGGATCGAGTTTCGCGAGCCGTTCGCGCTGTTCGAGAAGTATCTGTGTCATCCGTCGATCAACATCCAGATCATCAAGCCCAAGCATTATCTGGAGAAGTACCATCCGGCCTACACCGACAAGGCGAAGGTCACCGCGGCCGCCAAGAAGGCCGGCTTCGACTCCTGGGACCAGTATTTCGCCGACCGGGACAACCCGTGGACCAATCCGGACCGGCCGGTGATGGGTGCCTATCAGGTCGCCAAGGCCGCGGGTGCGCAGAGCGGCACCGCCAGCCTGGAACGCAACCCGTTCTACTACAAGACCGACCCGGACGGCCGGCAGCTGCCCTACATCGACAAGATCCAGGTCCAGGTGCTCGACCAGGCTGCGCTCGACCTGCGGGCGGCCAACGGTGATCTCGAGTTCCAGGGCAACTTCCTGGGCTACAACTCCACCCAGGTGTATCTCCGCAACGCCAAGGCGAAGGGATTCACCGTCCAGCGTTGGCAGGCGGTCGGCACCCTGCTGTCGCTGTGCCCCAACCTGTCGCACAACGATCGGGTCTGGCGTTCGCTGTTCATGACCAAGGACTTCCGACTGGCGCTGTCGCATGCCATCAACCGCAAGGAGATCAACGACACCCTGCTCGGCGGGCTCGGCATCATCCGGCAACCGATGTCCACCGACGGCAGTCCGTACGGCATCGCCGGCGGCGGCCGGACCGCTGTCGACTACGACGTCGAGAAGGCGGGCCAGCTGCTGGACGGCATCGGAGCCAAGAAGCGTGGGTCGGTGCGCTACTACCGAGGCAAGCCGTTGGAGTTCACCGTCATCTACACCGACAACGATCAAGGGATCGCCCGCGCCGATGCGTTCAATCTGGTGAAGAAGGATTGGGCAGCGGTCGGGGTGAAGATGAACGTCCGACCGGTCGACGACACGCTGTATGCCCAGCTCCGAGCCAGTAACGACTTCGACTTCGACGGCACCACCATGATCGAGGACGACTGGGACCTCGAACCGGTCTGGTATGTGCCGACCTCCAGTGGCAGCCACTCCTGTCCCGGTTACGGACTCTGGTACGCGACCGGAGGCAAGGACGGCGTCACTCCGCCGGCGGAGATCAAGAAGCTGATGGACACCTGGGACGAGCTACGGACCGCGCAGACCGATCAGATCCGGATCGCCGCCGGCAAGAAGATCACGCAGCAGCACAACGACAACGTCTACGTGATCGGGTTGATGAAACTGCCGTTCCAACCGGTGGTCGTCAGCAACAAGATCATCGGCGTCCGCACCGACAAGCCGCAACTGTCCTTCTACTACGGGCGGGAAGGCATCACCAAGCCGGAGCAGATCTCTCTTGCTTAGGTACGTCGGCTTCCGCCTGCTGAATGCGATCCCGACCCTGTTGGCGATCTCACTGGTCGCGTTCTTCATCATCCAACTGCCGCCCGGAGACTTCCTGACCACCCGGGTGCAGGCACTGGAAGCCCAGGGGGAGAGCGCCGATCCGGCCCTGGTGGAGGCGTTGCGGCAGCGCTACGGCATCGACGACCCGTTCTGGATCCAGTACGGCAAATGGCTGACCGGGATCCTCTTCTACGGCGACTTCGGGTTGTCCTTCCAGTATCAGCGGCCGGTCGGTGCGTTGATCGCCGAACGGCTGCCGTTGACCCTGATCCTCGGGGTGGCGACGATGCTGGTCACCTGGTTGATCGCGTTGCCGGCCGGGGTCTACTCGGCGATCAAGCAACGCAAGACACCCGACTACGTGATCTCGACGATCGGCTTCATCGCGCTCGCCACCCCGAATTTCATGGCTGCGTTGGTGTTGGCGTTCATCGGCTTCCAGTTCTTCGGGCAGAGCGTCGGCGGTCTGTTCTCGCCCGCCTACGTCGACGCACCGTGGAGCCTGGCCAAGATCGGTGACCTGCTGGCCCACCTGTGGATCCCGGTGGTGGTGTTGGCGTTGGCCGGCACGGCTGGGATCATTCGGACGATGCGAGCGAATCTGCTCGACGAGTTGAACAAGCCCTACGTCACGACCGCTCGGGTGAAGGGCCTGCCGGAGCGGACGGTGATCCGCCGCTACCCGGTCCGGATCGCGTTGAACCCGTTCGTCTCGACCGTCGGGTGGAGCCTGCCGCAGCTGTTCGACGGCGAGGTGATCGTGGCCGTTGTGTTGTCGTTGGGCACCACCGGGCCGTTGTTGCTGGCCGCACTGAAATCGCAGGACATGTATCTGGCCGGAGGGATCATCCTGATCGTCGCCGTACTGACCGTGATCGGCACCCTGCTGTCGGACATCCTGCTCGCGGTCGTCGACCCGCGGGTCAGGTTCGGGAAGGCGTGATGACAGCAACCACCGTGACCGACCGGCCGGAGATCGTGACGGCCTCGCAGCGTCAGCTGATCTGGCGTCGGTTCCGCCGACACCGGATGGCGATGATCGGTCTGGTCGTCCTGATCGCGATGTATGTGGGGGCCCTGTTCGCCGGGTTCATCGCGCCGTCGACGCCGGCCACGACGAGCTCGACCCACGCCTATCAACCCCCGCAGGGCATCCGGCTCTCCGCCGAGCACGGCTTCTATGTCCATCCGACCGTCGGCCGGACCGACATCGACAGCATGCAACGGGTCTTCGACGTGGACCGGAGCCGGGTGATCGAGCTCGGCTTCTTCGTCGACGGACCGGACTACAAGATCATCGGATTGATCCCGTCCGACACGCACCTGTTCGGCCCGAAGGATCCACAGGCCCGCTGGTATCCGTTGGGAGCCGACCGCACCGGCGCCGATCTGTTCAGCAAGATCGTCTACGGCGCACAGGTGTCGCTCTCGATCGGACTGGTCGGCGTCGCGGTCTCACTGATCCTCGGGATCGTGCTGGGCGGCATCTCCGGTTACTTCGGCGGCGTCGTCGATCACGTCATCCAACGGGTGATCGAGTTCGTGATGTCGATCCCGACCCTGCCGCTGTGGCTCGGTCTTGCCGCGGCGATCCCGCCTCGGTGGGGTCCGATGCAGACCTACTTCATGATCACGCTGATCCTGTCATTGGTGGGCTGGACCGGTCTGGCCCGGGTGATCCGCGGTCGCTTCCTGCAGACCCGGGACGAGGACTACGTGTTGGCGGCCCGGCTGGACGGCGTCCGGACCCGGCGGATCATCCTGCGTCAGATGCTGCCGGCCTTCACCTCGCACATCATCGCCACCGTCAGTCTCGCGGTCCCCGGAATGATCCTGGCCGAGACCTCGCTGTCCTTCCTCGGACTGGGACTGCGTGCTCCGGCGGTCTCCTGGGGCGTGCTGCTGCAGGACGCACAGAATGTCCAGACCGTCGCTACCGCTCCCTGGCTGATGCTGCCTGGCGTCGCGGTGATCATTGCGGTGGTCGCGTTCAACTTCGTCGGCGACGGGCTCCGCGACTCCGCCGACCCGTACGGAGGGTGATGGCGATGACAGCATCGGAACCGAGCCGGGACCTGATCCTGGACATCGGGGGCCTGCGGACCTCCTTCTTCACCGACACCGGGGAGGTCAAGGCCGTCGACGGCGTCAGCCTGCAGTTGCGGCGGGGGAGGACGACATGCATCGTCGGCGAGTCCGGCTCGGGCAAGTCGGCCCTGGCCCGATCGGTCCTGCAGGTCGTCGATCAACCCGGTCGGATCGTCGGCGGCAGGATCGACTACCGCCCGGCAGCCGATGAGCCTGCCATCGATCTGGCCGGCTTCGATCCGCGCGGCAGGGCGATCCGCGCGATCCGCGGCAAGGAGATCGGGATGATCTTCCAGGAACCGATGGCCGCGCTCAGCCCGGTGCACACGATCGGCAGACAGATCGCCGATCTGCTCACCCAACATGAAGGCATTCGCTGGCGCGACCGGCGCTGTCGGGAACGGATCGTGGCCGCCCTGGAGGAGGTCGGCATCCCGCGACCGGAAGAACGCTTCGACGCCTACACCTTCCAGCTGTCCGGCGGGATGCGGCAGCGGGCGATGATCGCGATGGCGATGATCACCCGGCCGCGGCTGCTGATCGCCGACGAGCCGACCACTGCGCTCGACGTCACGACCCAGGCCCAGATCCTCGATCTGTTGCGACAGGAGAAGGAGAACAGCGGCATGTCGTTGCTGTTCATCACCCACGATCTCGGCGTGGTCGCCGAGATCGCCGACGACGTGGTCGTGATGCGGCACGGTGCAGTCCAGGAGACCGGACCGGTCGACCAGATCTTCTCCGATCCGCAGCACAGCTACACCCGGGAATTGCTGGACTCCCTTCCCCAGCGGGCCGAACGCATCGCCGTCCCGTCCGAGACGGCGTCGCGGATCCGTCCGGTGGCACCGCCGCCGGCGGCTGTTGCACCGACGGAGCCGATCTTGACGGTCGAGGATCTGCGGATGGAGTTCCGGGCAGCGTCCGGCCGCCGGTTCCGGCGTTCGGAAAGCAATGTCGTCAAGGCCGTCGACGGCGTCTCTTTTGCGGTGCCGAAGGGGCGCACGTTGGGCATTGTCGGCGAGTCCGGGTGCGGCAAGACAACGCTCGGCCGGACCATCCTGCGGGCCTACCGGCCGACGGCCGGCATGATCAACTATGCGGCCGACGACGGCGTTGTCGATCTTGCTCCGCTCAGTGAGCGCGAGTTGCTGCCGTACCGGCAACAGATCCGGATGGTGTTCCAGGATCCGTATGGCTCGCTCAACCCGCGGATGACCGTCGCCGACGTGGTGACCGAGCCGCTCCGTGCGGCCGGGCGTACGGCGCGGTCGGAGCTGGAAGACCGGGCCCGCGAGGCGATGCTCCGAGTCGGTCTGCAGCCGGACGTGCTGCACCGCTATCCGCATGCCTTCTCCGGCGGACAGCGGCAACGGATCAGCATCGCTCGGGCATTGATCACCGAACCGACCATCGTGGTGGCCGACGAGGCCGTCTCGGCCCTCGACGTGTCGGTGCGGGCCCAGGTGCTCGACCTGTTCGCCGATCTCCAGCAGGAGCTCGGCCTGACCTACCTGTTCATCTCCCACGACCTGTCGGTGGTCGAGCGCAGCTGCGACGAGGTCGCCGTGATGTACTTCGGCAAGATCGTCGAGCACCGACCGACCGCCGAACTGTTCACCGATCCGCAGCACGGTTACACCAAGGCACTGTTGTCGGCGGTGCCGATCTCCGACCCGGCACAGCGGGGGAACCGGCAGCGGATCAGCTATCGGCCGGAGGAGGAACCCGCCGCTGTCGGCTGATCCTTGTCCGGCGATCGGGTGCCGTCGTGGCGCAGCCCGTCGTACAGGATGGTGACGATGGCGACCGCATCGTCCTGCCAGCCCTGGGTCCGCATCCCGCCCCGCTCTTTCTGCGAGCCCGACGCTGAGCTGTCCGGCCGTTCGCGGGTGATCGATCAGCGTCCTGCGGTCGGCCGGATCCGGAGGCGGTGGCCGAGCAGGTCGGGTACCGCCTTGCTGTCGAAACGGGTGGGCCAGCCGGGCAGCACCCACTGCCACCGTCCGTCGGTGTCGTCCCACAGTCTGTTGCTGATCATGGAGTCGACGTCGATCGGTTGATCCAGCTCCAGCTGCACGCGGTCGTCCAGCAGAGCGGCGATCGTCGCGGTGAACGCCTGGGTCGGCTCGGCGATGATCTCGAACCGCTCCGGCGACACCTCCGGTAGCAGGCCGTCGGCGACGAGATCGATCGTCCGGAGCAGATCCCAGGCACGACCCGCCTGCAGACTGTCGTCGAGCCAGAGCAGGTCCGACAACAGCTTGTACGACGAACCGGACAGATCTCGGGAATCCTTCTGCTCCCGATCATGGGGCAGTGCGGTGCCGGTGCCGCGGACATCGAGGAACAAGGTTGCGGCATCGGTTCGGGTGGCTCGCCGATCGTCGGCTCGCAGGCCCGGGATGCCTCGGTCGAGCAGCACCACACGCAGCAATCGTGGCGCGGTATCGATCGGCCGGGTGACGACGCCGGCGACGACGATGCCCCGTTCGGTCCACCAGAAGCCCTGCTGTGCCACGGATTCGTCGCCGATCCGGACCGGGTCGAACCAGCGACGTCCCGATCGGTCGAGGAGGACCCGGGGGCCACGGACCTTCGCATCCAGCCACGCCAGTGCAGCACGATCCCGGCACCGATCGCCGACTCCCGATCGCGGACCCGGTAGCTCGTCGAAGATCATCTTCTGGGAGCGGTCGTCCGCTCCGAGTTGACCGGTCCGCGATACCTGGAGGTCGACAACGGGAAAGGGCTCCCCCGGGTCGGAGAGATGGACCCGAC
Protein-coding sequences here:
- a CDS encoding 6-phosphogluconolactonase, whose protein sequence is MTTIEATVGELSVRLLPDEPALGSAAARGAAEAIGAAVAANGSARVVIATGNSQYAFVEALAEEDIDWSVVTVFHMDEYIGIDDDHPASFQRWIRERIEQRFHPARVEYIGGRGDPQAEADRYEALLRSAPIDLVCMGIGENGHLAFNEPGAADFTDQRWARVITLTEESQRQQVGEGHFASMDVVPKTAISLTIPALLSAGRVQVCAPESRKAKAVHETLTAEISNACPATILRACGNAVLFLEPRSAELLDGVFDRAEV
- a CDS encoding LacI family DNA-binding transcriptional regulator, translated to MAVTLADVAAAAGLSGSTVSRALSDPDKVNAATREKVVRIAGEMGYVPNHTARSLTIGRTDLIGLLVPDIANPFFPPIIKAVQARASAKGRTVVIADIDERPGDELERARQLRKRTDGLVIASPRTTDARLAELSELAPVVFVNREVPDAASVIIDSGDGMAQAVEHLAALGHRVIGYLNGPRRSWSNEQRRQAIGSTADRLGLTVLEYGPYEPQVQSGVHAADLLLAGEATAVIAYDDLIALGVMARLTERGIRTGTDISVIGVDDSPMSAMAYPTLTTIHVPGAEAGTVAVDSLLGLLDGTIEHPEPIRLETRLVVRSSTGPAPR
- a CDS encoding Gfo/Idh/MocA family protein, whose amino-acid sequence is MAKLRLGVIGYGNRGVIAPRAAEADGAAQVVAVVEPHPAGQRRAARELSGVRRVDRVQQILDDDLDAVFVTSPDHLHADQAVTLLENGIAVFVDKPLAITLPDADRILRTAMATGTKLYVGHNMRHMPVITTMHRLIADGAIGEVKAIWCRYFVGDGGDRFFKDWHADRRRVNSLLLQKASHDLDVIHWLAGGYSTRVVGMGAQTLYAAIDDRMDRSDQVVRDWWSHDNWPPGEQRGLNPVVDVEDLSMVQLALDNGVLASYQECHYTPDYWRNYTVIGTEGRLENFGLDGSGVVRIWDRRTDYTEHGDREVPIPEAAGGHHGADPLLLAEFLDFVRTGRPTRTSPIAARQAVAAAALATESMRDNNTPRDVPPLEPELIDYFDAGQPGSR
- a CDS encoding ABC transporter substrate-binding protein — protein: MITDHPISRRALLTTSGIAASALVVGCSDRREPLPGLDSTKKVLESPILTKKITAGDLPKLADRLPASPMVVQPIKKPGSFGGTLHRAQTEATDSGVIASFASSGLVEWSRDSSKAIPSLAETYQRSDDNTIFTFTLRQGLKWSDGKPFTADDVIFAIKDWLGNATLVPALPVWFADVDQQLPKVSKTDENTVRIEFREPFALFEKYLCHPSINIQIIKPKHYLEKYHPAYTDKAKVTAAAKKAGFDSWDQYFADRDNPWTNPDRPVMGAYQVAKAAGAQSGTASLERNPFYYKTDPDGRQLPYIDKIQVQVLDQAALDLRAANGDLEFQGNFLGYNSTQVYLRNAKAKGFTVQRWQAVGTLLSLCPNLSHNDRVWRSLFMTKDFRLALSHAINRKEINDTLLGGLGIIRQPMSTDGSPYGIAGGGRTAVDYDVEKAGQLLDGIGAKKRGSVRYYRGKPLEFTVIYTDNDQGIARADAFNLVKKDWAAVGVKMNVRPVDDTLYAQLRASNDFDFDGTTMIEDDWDLEPVWYVPTSSGSHSCPGYGLWYATGGKDGVTPPAEIKKLMDTWDELRTAQTDQIRIAAGKKITQQHNDNVYVIGLMKLPFQPVVVSNKIIGVRTDKPQLSFYYGREGITKPEQISLA
- a CDS encoding ABC transporter permease, whose amino-acid sequence is MLRYVGFRLLNAIPTLLAISLVAFFIIQLPPGDFLTTRVQALEAQGESADPALVEALRQRYGIDDPFWIQYGKWLTGILFYGDFGLSFQYQRPVGALIAERLPLTLILGVATMLVTWLIALPAGVYSAIKQRKTPDYVISTIGFIALATPNFMAALVLAFIGFQFFGQSVGGLFSPAYVDAPWSLAKIGDLLAHLWIPVVVLALAGTAGIIRTMRANLLDELNKPYVTTARVKGLPERTVIRRYPVRIALNPFVSTVGWSLPQLFDGEVIVAVVLSLGTTGPLLLAALKSQDMYLAGGIILIVAVLTVIGTLLSDILLAVVDPRVRFGKA
- a CDS encoding ABC transporter permease — translated: MTATTVTDRPEIVTASQRQLIWRRFRRHRMAMIGLVVLIAMYVGALFAGFIAPSTPATTSSTHAYQPPQGIRLSAEHGFYVHPTVGRTDIDSMQRVFDVDRSRVIELGFFVDGPDYKIIGLIPSDTHLFGPKDPQARWYPLGADRTGADLFSKIVYGAQVSLSIGLVGVAVSLILGIVLGGISGYFGGVVDHVIQRVIEFVMSIPTLPLWLGLAAAIPPRWGPMQTYFMITLILSLVGWTGLARVIRGRFLQTRDEDYVLAARLDGVRTRRIILRQMLPAFTSHIIATVSLAVPGMILAETSLSFLGLGLRAPAVSWGVLLQDAQNVQTVATAPWLMLPGVAVIIAVVAFNFVGDGLRDSADPYGG
- a CDS encoding ABC transporter ATP-binding protein yields the protein MTASEPSRDLILDIGGLRTSFFTDTGEVKAVDGVSLQLRRGRTTCIVGESGSGKSALARSVLQVVDQPGRIVGGRIDYRPAADEPAIDLAGFDPRGRAIRAIRGKEIGMIFQEPMAALSPVHTIGRQIADLLTQHEGIRWRDRRCRERIVAALEEVGIPRPEERFDAYTFQLSGGMRQRAMIAMAMITRPRLLIADEPTTALDVTTQAQILDLLRQEKENSGMSLLFITHDLGVVAEIADDVVVMRHGAVQETGPVDQIFSDPQHSYTRELLDSLPQRAERIAVPSETASRIRPVAPPPAAVAPTEPILTVEDLRMEFRAASGRRFRRSESNVVKAVDGVSFAVPKGRTLGIVGESGCGKTTLGRTILRAYRPTAGMINYAADDGVVDLAPLSERELLPYRQQIRMVFQDPYGSLNPRMTVADVVTEPLRAAGRTARSELEDRAREAMLRVGLQPDVLHRYPHAFSGGQRQRISIARALITEPTIVVADEAVSALDVSVRAQVLDLFADLQQELGLTYLFISHDLSVVERSCDEVAVMYFGKIVEHRPTAELFTDPQHGYTKALLSAVPISDPAQRGNRQRISYRPEEEPAAVG